The Streptococcus sanguinis genomic sequence AAGATGGTTATACTGATATTTCTAACATCTTCATCGCAGAATACGAAAGCGGCAATTTGAATGTTGTGACCTATTGAGAAAATCTTGCAAAGAGAAAGCCATCCCAGAAGCGGAATGGCTTTTGTTTTATTCAAATGGAGTTTGCTCGTTTTCAGCTGATGCAAAATTTTGTTGAGGATTGGGCTGATTTTGATAGGAGTTCTGATCAAATTGCTGCCCTTGGTAATTTTGCTGATTTTGATAAGAATTTTGGCCAAATTGTTGTTCTTGGTAATTCTGATTATTATAGTAATTATTTATAACGGGTTCATATTTTGTAGGTTGGCAATAAAGAATAGTCAAAACCAAGCGGCCAAATGGAACAATCGATAAAAAGATAAGTGCCCAGTGAAAGCCAGCGTCTCGCAAGCGACGGATCTGAATGGCGAGATAGGGAAGAATAATTGCAAAGAAATACAATGCTAACAGAGTTATTAAAGTGATAGATAATGTTGCCCCAGTCTCAGAGTTTAAGGCTGTTTCAATCATAAGAGCAGAACCAAGAAGTACTAGCATCGCCAAGATATGGCACAGAACAGGCCACCAATATTCTGAGCGAGTTGAGCGACCAGTAAAGTCTACATAGCCCTTCCAAAACTTTTTATATGCATCAATCATATTAAAAATCCTTTTATTATTTTTTATTTAGTGTACTATATTTGGCTTATATTTGCAAGTTTTCAGAAAATGCAGAGTGTTTCAGTGAAATAGTGTAACATAAAAACCAACCTGTTTGCACTGCCCCCAAAAAGTTAGACACAAAAAATCTAACTTTTGGGGGCAGTGCAAACAGGTTGGTCTAATTATCAGAAAGTGATTAATGTTAATTTTTTAGTATTCTGAAGGTTGACAGTGGAGGAAGAGTAGAATGAAATTACCAATAACTGGAATAAAAGATACGAAGATAAAAGCCCAATGGTAACCCGCATCTCTCAGACGGCGAATGGACAGAGATAGATTTGGAATGATAGTAAAGAAACCATAAATCTGAATTAGCGATAGAAGAGGAGCAGCTTCCTCTCCAACCATAAGTAAGAAAATTAAAGATAAGAAAGCTATTAACATATTGGCAAATACAGCCCACCAATAATCTGGGCGATCTGACCGCCCGGCGAAGTCAAAAGCTCTCCGCCAAAAATCAAGATATGCATAAATCATAATAATCTCCTAAATAATTTTATTTATCTTATTATATTATAAATCACTAAATATTGCAATTTAATTTTTGTTTTTAGAAGTACATCCATTTTCACCTTTGCTTGGCAGATACATCCAGGTTAGCAATCCATTGTTTTATTTTTCAAATGGTGATAAAATAAAGTGTTGAAGTTTGCGGTTTATCTGCGTGATAAATGGCAATTTCCGAATAAAAAGAGGTCTCATTTGCCTTGTAAGGAGAAATCATGTCTGAAAAGAACTTTTATATTACAACCCCTATCTATTATCCGAGCGGCAAGCTCCATATCGGTAATGCTACTACAACTATTGCCTGCGACGTTTTGGCTCGCTACAAGCGTCTCATGGGCTACGATGTTTTCTATCTGACTGGTCTTGACGAGCATGGACAGAAGATTCAGGCTAAGGCAGAAGAAGCTGGTATCAGTCCTCAAGCTTATGTCGATGGTATGGCAGTTGGAGTCAAGGAACTCTGGAAACTGCTGGATATTTCTTATGATAAATTTATCCGGACGACCGATGACTACCATGAAAAGGTTGTAGCCGATGTCTTTGAACGTCTCTTGGCCCAAGATGATATCTACTTGGGTGAATATTCAGGCTGGTATTCTGTATCAGATGAGGAATTCTTCACAGAAAGCCAGCTAGCTGAAGTCTTCCGTGATGAAAATGGAAAGGTAACCGGCGGAATCGCACCATCTGGACACGAAGTTGAGTGGGTATCGGAAGAGTCTTACTTCCTTCGCCTCAGCAAGTACCAAGACCGCTTGGTAGAATTTTTCAAATCTCATCCAGACTTTATCACACCGAATGGACGTCTCAATGAAATGTTGAAAAACTTCATTGAGCCAGGTCTGGAAGACTTGGCTGTATCTCGGACGACCTTTACTTGGGGCGTGCCGGTGCCATCTAATCCTAAACACGTTATCTATGTCTGGATTGATGCCCTGCTCAACTATGTGACAGCCCTTGGATATGGTCAGGATGATCATGCTAACTACGATAAATTTTGGAATAATGGAACAGTTTATCATATGGTAGCTAAGGATATTCTGCGTTTCCACTCTATCTACTGGCCAATCCTGCTCATGATGCTGGATATTAAGCTGCCCGACCGCTTGATTGCTCATGGCTGGTTTGTCATGAAGGATGGCAAGATGTCCAAGTCTAAGGGCAATGTGGTCTATCCGGAAATGCTGGTAGAGCGTTATGGTTTGGATGCTCTGCGTTATTACCTCATGCGCAGTCTTCCGGTGGGATCTGATGGAACATTCACACCTGAGGACTATGTGGGTCGTATCAACTATGAGTTAGCTAATGACCTTGGAAACCTCCTCAACCGTACGGTTTCTATGATTAACAAGTACTTTGACGGTCAAGTGCCAGCCTATGAAGAAAATGTGACGGATTTTGACGGAGCTCTGGCTCAGGTGGCAGCCCAATCCATCACTGACTACTACAAACACATGGATGCAGTTGACTACCCACGTGCTCTGGAAGCAGTCTGGACGCTCATCTCCCGCACTAATAAATATATCGATGAAACAGCTCCTTGGGTTCTGGCTAAGGATGAAGCTAAGGTCAAAGAACTGGCAGCAGTTATGAGTCACTTGGCAGCTAGCCTCCGTGTTGTAGCCCATATGATTGAGCCATTCATGATGGAAACCAGCAAGGCTGTCCTCAGCCAACTTGGCTTGCCTCAAGCGGTTTCACTGGAAAATCTAGCAATTGACCAGCTCCCAGGAGGCTTGACAGTTGTAGAGAAAGGGACACCAATCTTCCCGCGTCTGGATATGGAAGAAGAAATTGCCTATATCAAAGAACAAATGGAAGGAAACAAACCTGCGGTTGAAAAAGAATGGAAGCCAGAGGAAATCGAGCTCAAACTTAACCGAAAGGAAATCAAGTTTGACGACTTTGATAAGGTGGAAATCCGAGTTGCTGAAGTCAAAGAGGTTTCTAAAGTTGAAGGTTCTGATAAGCTGCTTCAGTTCCGCTTAGATGCAGGAGACGGTGAGGACCGCCAAATCCTCTCTGGTATTGCTAAATACTATCCAAACGAGCAAGAACTGGTCGGTAAGAAAGTCCAAATCGTAGCTAATCTCAAACCACGTAAGATGATGAAAAAATATGTTAGCCAAGGTATGATTCTATCAGCCGAGCACGGCGACCAACTGACACTCCTTACCGTGGATGAAAAAGTTCCAAATGGAAGTTTGATTGGATAGCAATCTTTGATCTAATGACAATCCCCCAGCAGGAGTCTGCTGGGGGATTTTTGAATTTGGAAATAAAAAAGGTAAGGTTTGTGATTCAGAAAAAATTTGTTAGTCAAAAACATTTAAATAACTGTCAGTACATTGACAAAATTGACAAGTTGTAGGATAATTGGCTTGTAGATTTACTTTTATCTATTAAATTATTTTAGGAGAATTATTTATGGCTTTTTGGGATGATGTTGTTAAAGGAGCTGGTGACTTAGCCAATGGGACTGTTAAAGCAGTAGGCAATGGTTTTAATGCTACTACTAAAGTTGTCGGAGATGTTGCAGGGAGCGCTGGTAAAGAGTTTGATAAGGTGGTTAATGGGGCTAAGGGTAAATTTGATGCGAAGCCAGAAGAAGTGGCCATGCAAGTCTTAGAGCAAGTCTCCAAGCTACCAGTAGTTAAAGTTGATAGAAATCAATTTTTAATGGATAAATTTGGCAAAGGTTTAAGTCAAGAAGAAGTAGGGAAATTATTAGCTGATGGTCCTGTAAATATTGTTTCCAAGGATAAATTGGACAAAGCTGCAAAGGCTTGTATTATGGATAATGTCCTATTATCAAGTGGAGCTTCTGTTCTTGCTGGTTTACCAGGAGGAATTGCTATGGCTGTGACCATACCAGCAGATGTTGCTCAATATTATGCCATGGCTTTAAAATTAGCTCAAGAACTAGGTTATATCTACGGCTTCCAATATCTGTGGTCTGAAAAGGATAAATTAACAGAAGAAGCCCAAAATACATTGCTATTGTATCTGGGTGTTATGTTAGGCGTCTCTGGAACAGGTGCGTTACTGAGAGCTGGAGGCGTGGCGATTGGAAAACAGGCACTCAAGTCAATTCCGCAAAAAACTTTAACGAAAACCTTGTATTATCCAATTTTGAAAAAAGTATTAAAGGTTTTCGGTATCAGTCTTACAAAGGGAACATTTGCTAAAGGAGTTTCCAAGGTTCTTCCTGTTGTTTCAGGGGTTATTTCAGGAGGTATCACTTTTGCTACTATGAAACCAATGGGGGAAAACTTGCAAAAAGAACTTTCTAAAATGATTGATTACAATGAAGAACAATATGAAAAAGATGTTAAATCAATCCGTAAAGAAGCTGAAGTAATTGAAGTTGAGGAATAATTCAATTGTTAAAATTTATTATGAAAGTCTTTGGTCTACAAGTATGGGCTAAAGGTATGAATAAAATATCTAAAGATTTGAATAAACCTAAGGAAATGTCTGTTGGAAAGGCTCTGTTCTATTCATTTACCTTTCCAAAAATGATTGGAATGTTTAATTGGATATTAAAGACGAATGACAAGGATAAGTAAAATTTAATCAAGTTTTCTCTCTTGCTTTCAATTTTAATTGGCTGCTTAGGCAATATAAACTTTCTTTCCAAAATCAGCCTTAGTAAACTGCATAGTGATTATTCAGAATAGAAATAAGCCTCATGATGTTCATCTTGAGGTTTTTCTAACATCCTATACCATATCGCAAACCCTCAATTTTGTTTAAAACAAACAAATAATATGGAAAAAAACAGAAAAATGAGTTATAATAAACAAAACCAATGTGTAGAGAGGCTAAAGTATGGGAAAAAATCAGAGACAGGACGAAATAGTTAAGCTGGTGGATCGAGCTGGGACAGTTACGGTTGCTGAGATTGTAGAGAGTATGAAGGTTTCAGACATGACGGTTCGGCGGGACTTGATTGAGCTGGAAAGTAAAGGGCTGCTGACTCGTGTTCACGGTGGGGCTAAAAGTAATCAGCACCTCAAGTACAGGGAAATCCCTCATGAAGAGAAGCTTTATCAGAATATCGAGGCCAAGCGGACTGTGGCCAAGAAGGCTGTGGAGCTGATTGAAGATGGCGATACTATTTTTCTTGGGCCGGGGACTTCTGTGGAAGTGCTGGCTGAGGAAATCAGCAATCAGCATCTGCGCGTGATTACCAACTGCCTTCCGATCTTTCATGATCTTCTGAAGAAGAAGTCGGATACCTTCAAAGTCTTTCTACTTGGTGGGGAGATGCGGGAAGCGACTCAAGCCTTTGTTGGTGAGATGACCAATGC encodes the following:
- a CDS encoding DeoR/GlpR family DNA-binding transcription regulator, producing MGKNQRQDEIVKLVDRAGTVTVAEIVESMKVSDMTVRRDLIELESKGLLTRVHGGAKSNQHLKYREIPHEEKLYQNIEAKRTVAKKAVELIEDGDTIFLGPGTSVEVLAEEISNQHLRVITNCLPIFHDLLKKKSDTFKVFLLGGEMREATQAFVGEMTNAIMDKMYFTKMFFSGNGIKNGQIMTSSFEEAYTQKLALERSTETYLLIDSSKIGKEDFTSICPLADITAVITDQMSENAQEELEVYTKIIS
- a CDS encoding DUF805 domain-containing protein, with the protein product MIDAYKKFWKGYVDFTGRSTRSEYWWPVLCHILAMLVLLGSALMIETALNSETGATLSITLITLLALYFFAIILPYLAIQIRRLRDAGFHWALIFLSIVPFGRLVLTILYCQPTKYEPVINNYYNNQNYQEQQFGQNSYQNQQNYQGQQFDQNSYQNQPNPQQNFASAENEQTPFE
- the metG gene encoding methionine--tRNA ligase, which translates into the protein MSEKNFYITTPIYYPSGKLHIGNATTTIACDVLARYKRLMGYDVFYLTGLDEHGQKIQAKAEEAGISPQAYVDGMAVGVKELWKLLDISYDKFIRTTDDYHEKVVADVFERLLAQDDIYLGEYSGWYSVSDEEFFTESQLAEVFRDENGKVTGGIAPSGHEVEWVSEESYFLRLSKYQDRLVEFFKSHPDFITPNGRLNEMLKNFIEPGLEDLAVSRTTFTWGVPVPSNPKHVIYVWIDALLNYVTALGYGQDDHANYDKFWNNGTVYHMVAKDILRFHSIYWPILLMMLDIKLPDRLIAHGWFVMKDGKMSKSKGNVVYPEMLVERYGLDALRYYLMRSLPVGSDGTFTPEDYVGRINYELANDLGNLLNRTVSMINKYFDGQVPAYEENVTDFDGALAQVAAQSITDYYKHMDAVDYPRALEAVWTLISRTNKYIDETAPWVLAKDEAKVKELAAVMSHLAASLRVVAHMIEPFMMETSKAVLSQLGLPQAVSLENLAIDQLPGGLTVVEKGTPIFPRLDMEEEIAYIKEQMEGNKPAVEKEWKPEEIELKLNRKEIKFDDFDKVEIRVAEVKEVSKVEGSDKLLQFRLDAGDGEDRQILSGIAKYYPNEQELVGKKVQIVANLKPRKMMKKYVSQGMILSAEHGDQLTLLTVDEKVPNGSLIG
- a CDS encoding DUF805 domain-containing protein, with the protein product MIYAYLDFWRRAFDFAGRSDRPDYWWAVFANMLIAFLSLIFLLMVGEEAAPLLSLIQIYGFFTIIPNLSLSIRRLRDAGYHWAFIFVSFIPVIGNFILLFLHCQPSEY